A portion of the Aquicoccus sp. G2-2 genome contains these proteins:
- the ligA gene encoding NAD-dependent DNA ligase LigA, with translation MLNEAEARAELARLADEIAAANLAYHQDDAPELSDADYDALKRRNSAIEARFPALKREDSPSEQVGAAPAEGFGKITHTVRMLSLSNAFDDADVRDFVDSIRRYLGTDAAIVFTAEPKIDGLSLSLRYEDGALISAATRGDGAVGENVTANAREIGDIPQILSGAPEVLEVRGEVYMSHADFEALNARHEARGGKTFANPRNAAAGSLRQLDAAITRARPLKFFAYAWGQLSEPLAETQMGAIERLGALGFSVNPLTKLCHGPEEMIAHYRAIEAQRATLGYDIDGVVYKVDDLALQHRLGFRSTTPRWAIAHKFPAELAWTRLEAIDIQVGRTGALSPVARLSPVTVGGVVVSNATLHNEDYIAGRSSSGEEIRDGKDIRVGDWVQVYRAGDVIPKLADVDLSKRPEGAALYAFPETCPECGSAAVREEGDAVRRCTGGLICPAQAVEKLKHFVSRKAFDIEGLGAKQVEAFYHDDTLPIREPADIFTLKARDAKALAKLKNREGWGETSARNLFDAIEDKRDIPLERLIFGLGIRHVGEVAAQDLARHYGAWASMAEALDLARPAALAHRAADEAAQAERAAAQAQSRRARLSEARTAAIATCEVPEGARAAWDDLISADGIGPVLALSLSDAFANSHERAAFDALLTHLTPLAPKARASESPVAGKTLVFTGTLEKMTRAEAKARAEALGAKVAGSVSAKTDLLIAGPGAGSKAKKAVSLGIEMIDEDGWLELIEGL, from the coding sequence ATGCTGAACGAGGCCGAGGCGCGCGCGGAACTGGCGCGGCTCGCGGATGAGATCGCGGCGGCGAATTTGGCCTATCATCAGGACGACGCGCCAGAACTTTCCGATGCCGATTATGACGCTCTGAAACGACGAAATTCGGCAATTGAGGCGCGATTCCCCGCCCTGAAACGGGAGGATAGCCCAAGTGAGCAGGTTGGCGCGGCCCCCGCAGAAGGCTTTGGCAAAATCACCCATACGGTGCGGATGCTATCGCTTTCCAACGCATTTGATGACGCGGATGTGCGTGATTTCGTGGACAGTATTCGGCGTTATCTGGGGACTGACGCGGCGATTGTCTTTACTGCCGAGCCAAAGATCGACGGGTTGAGCCTGAGCCTGCGTTATGAAGACGGTGCGCTGATTTCGGCGGCAACGCGCGGCGATGGGGCGGTGGGCGAGAATGTCACCGCCAATGCGCGCGAGATCGGGGATATCCCGCAAATCTTGAGCGGCGCACCGGAGGTGCTTGAGGTGCGCGGCGAAGTTTACATGAGCCATGCGGATTTCGAAGCGTTGAATGCACGCCATGAAGCACGGGGCGGCAAGACATTTGCCAACCCACGCAACGCCGCCGCCGGATCGCTGCGCCAGCTTGATGCGGCAATCACCCGCGCCCGGCCTTTGAAATTCTTTGCCTATGCCTGGGGGCAGCTTTCCGAACCGCTGGCGGAAACGCAGATGGGCGCGATTGAGCGGCTTGGTGCGCTTGGGTTTTCGGTCAACCCGCTGACCAAGCTATGTCATGGCCCGGAAGAGATGATCGCCCATTACCGTGCCATCGAGGCGCAGCGCGCGACGCTGGGGTATGATATCGACGGGGTGGTTTACAAGGTCGACGACCTCGCCTTGCAACACCGGCTTGGATTTCGCTCGACCACGCCACGCTGGGCGATTGCGCACAAGTTTCCGGCCGAGCTCGCCTGGACCCGGTTGGAGGCGATTGACATTCAGGTGGGCCGCACCGGCGCGCTTTCGCCGGTGGCGCGGCTCAGCCCGGTGACGGTGGGCGGCGTGGTGGTCTCTAACGCGACGTTGCATAACGAGGATTACATCGCCGGGCGTTCGTCTTCGGGTGAGGAAATCCGCGACGGTAAGGATATTCGCGTCGGTGACTGGGTGCAGGTTTACCGCGCGGGGGATGTGATTCCGAAACTGGCGGATGTGGACCTGTCAAAGCGGCCCGAGGGGGCGGCGCTCTATGCGTTTCCAGAAACCTGCCCGGAATGCGGCTCTGCGGCGGTGCGCGAGGAGGGCGATGCAGTGCGTCGCTGCACCGGCGGGCTGATCTGCCCGGCGCAGGCGGTGGAAAAGTTGAAGCATTTCGTTTCGCGCAAGGCGTTTGACATCGAAGGGCTTGGCGCGAAGCAGGTAGAGGCATTTTACCATGACGACACGCTGCCAATCCGCGAGCCGGCGGATATTTTTACGCTGAAGGCGCGCGACGCCAAGGCGCTTGCCAAACTGAAAAACCGTGAGGGTTGGGGCGAAACATCGGCGCGAAACCTTTTCGACGCCATCGAGGACAAGCGCGATATACCGTTGGAACGGCTGATTTTTGGGCTGGGCATTCGCCATGTGGGCGAGGTCGCGGCGCAGGATCTGGCGCGGCACTATGGGGCTTGGGCGAGCATGGCAGAGGCGCTTGATCTGGCGCGCCCCGCCGCATTGGCACATCGCGCCGCGGATGAAGCGGCGCAGGCCGAGCGTGCGGCGGCACAAGCGCAAAGTCGGCGCGCACGACTGTCAGAAGCGCGGACGGCGGCCATCGCGACGTGCGAGGTGCCCGAAGGGGCGCGGGCCGCCTGGGACGATCTGATCAGTGCCGACGGGATCGGCCCGGTGCTGGCCCTGTCGCTTTCGGATGCTTTCGCAAACAGCCATGAGCGCGCGGCGTTTGATGCGCTGCTCACTCATCTGACGCCGCTTGCCCCAAAAGCGCGCGCCAGCGAAAGCCCGGTGGCGGGCAAGACACTGGTGTTTACCGGCACGCTTGAGAAAATGACACGTGCCGAGGCAAAGGCGCGGGCGGAGGCATTGGGCGCCAAGGTGGCCGGGTCGGTTTCGGCCAAGACCGATCTTTTGATTGCCGGGCCGGGGGCGGGCTCAAAGGCCAAGAAAGCCGTGAGCCTTGGGATCGAGATGATTGACGAGGATGGCTGGCTGGAGCTGATCGAGGGGTTATGA
- the recG gene encoding ATP-dependent DNA helicase RecG — MSGRPEQLFPLFADIETLEGVGPKGAKSLAQIGIEKPRDFLFTLPYSGIDRRKRDTVQGADLPGVVTVEVTVGQHNPPRNRGGAYRITVEDAKISFQLVFFHARDEYLRRVLPTGSRRLVSGKVELFDGIAQMVHPDHMLLPEEAGEIPDFEPVYALTAGVTQKTMRKAAQGAVARAPEMAEWIDPLQKAQAGWPDWRAAVQAGHAPQNTDDLADYAPARQRLAYDEFLAHQLTLALARSRLRRSKGRESHGTGRMQSKVLSALPYQPTGAQHRAIDEIAADMGKPLRMNRLLQGDVGSGKTLVAFMALLIAVEAGGQGVMMAPTEILARQHLQGLKPLAESAGVVLEILTGRDKGKERMAKLAALKRGDIHLLVGTHAVFQDDVVFGDLRLAIVDEQHRFGVRQRLELGRKGAAADVLVMTATPIPRSLSLAQYGDMDVSILDEKPPGRQPVQTAMVSTKRMDEVVEHLRGAVAAGKQAYWVCPLVEESEVLDYTAAQERFKRLRAALGDTTVGLVHGQMPGPEKDAAMAAFQRAETAVLVATTVIEVGVDVPNATIMVIERAESFGLAQLHQLRGRVGRGSDASTCLLMYQAPLTEAGERRLTTLRDTDDGFRIAEVDLQMRGTGDLIGTAQSGLPRFRVGDLERQADLMAIAQTDARKLLVDDPTLKTGRGQAARMLLWLTGQDEAIRLISVG, encoded by the coding sequence ATGAGCGGGCGCCCGGAACAACTTTTCCCGCTATTTGCGGATATTGAGACGCTGGAAGGCGTTGGCCCGAAGGGGGCCAAAAGCCTTGCGCAGATCGGAATTGAGAAGCCGCGCGATTTTCTGTTCACCTTGCCGTATTCGGGTATCGACCGGCGCAAGCGCGATACGGTGCAGGGCGCGGATTTACCGGGTGTCGTTACCGTGGAAGTGACGGTGGGCCAGCACAATCCGCCACGCAATCGGGGCGGGGCGTATCGGATCACTGTGGAAGATGCGAAAATCAGCTTTCAGTTGGTCTTTTTCCACGCGCGCGATGAATATCTGCGGCGGGTTTTGCCAACCGGGAGCCGGAGGCTCGTCTCTGGCAAGGTGGAGCTTTTCGACGGGATCGCACAAATGGTGCATCCCGACCACATGCTCTTGCCAGAAGAGGCGGGAGAGATTCCGGATTTCGAGCCGGTTTATGCGCTGACTGCCGGGGTAACGCAGAAAACCATGCGCAAGGCGGCGCAAGGGGCGGTGGCGCGCGCGCCGGAGATGGCTGAGTGGATCGACCCGTTGCAAAAAGCGCAAGCCGGTTGGCCGGATTGGCGCGCGGCGGTGCAGGCGGGGCATGCGCCGCAGAACACGGACGATCTGGCCGATTATGCACCGGCGCGCCAAAGGCTGGCTTATGACGAATTTCTCGCCCATCAGCTCACGTTGGCCTTGGCACGCTCAAGACTGCGCAGGTCGAAAGGGCGCGAGAGCCACGGCACCGGGCGGATGCAGAGCAAGGTGCTGTCGGCGCTGCCCTATCAACCGACCGGCGCGCAGCACCGCGCGATTGACGAAATTGCGGCGGATATGGGCAAACCGCTCAGGATGAACCGGTTGCTGCAAGGCGATGTCGGGTCAGGCAAGACTCTGGTGGCATTCATGGCGCTTCTGATCGCGGTGGAGGCGGGCGGGCAGGGCGTGATGATGGCCCCGACCGAGATATTGGCGCGCCAACACCTGCAGGGGCTGAAGCCATTGGCCGAAAGCGCCGGTGTGGTTCTGGAAATTCTGACTGGCCGGGACAAGGGCAAGGAGCGCATGGCCAAGCTGGCGGCGCTGAAACGTGGGGATATTCATCTGCTGGTGGGCACTCATGCGGTTTTTCAGGATGATGTGGTGTTTGGCGACCTACGGCTTGCCATTGTCGATGAGCAGCATCGCTTCGGGGTGCGCCAACGGCTTGAGTTGGGGCGCAAGGGTGCTGCGGCGGATGTTCTGGTGATGACGGCAACGCCGATTCCGCGCTCGCTCAGTCTGGCGCAATATGGCGATATGGATGTTTCCATTCTCGATGAAAAGCCGCCCGGACGGCAACCAGTCCAAACGGCGATGGTTTCGACCAAGCGAATGGACGAGGTGGTGGAGCATCTGCGCGGCGCGGTGGCGGCGGGCAAGCAGGCCTATTGGGTCTGCCCTTTGGTGGAGGAAAGCGAAGTGCTGGACTACACCGCCGCCCAAGAGCGTTTCAAACGGTTGCGCGCGGCCTTGGGGGATACCACCGTCGGGCTGGTGCATGGCCAAATGCCGGGGCCGGAGAAAGATGCGGCGATGGCTGCGTTTCAGCGCGCAGAAACTGCCGTGTTGGTGGCAACAACGGTGATCGAAGTGGGGGTGGACGTGCCGAATGCCACGATCATGGTGATCGAGCGGGCCGAAAGCTTTGGTCTGGCGCAGTTACACCAGTTGCGCGGCCGCGTGGGGCGGGGCAGCGATGCCTCGACCTGCTTGTTGATGTATCAGGCACCGCTGACAGAGGCCGGGGAGCGGCGGCTGACAACCCTGCGCGATACCGATGACGGATTTCGGATTGCCGAGGTCGATCTGCAAATGCGCGGGACGGGTGATTTGATCGGCACCGCGCAATCCGGATTGCCACGTTTCCGGGTGGGCGATCTTGAACGGCAGGCCGATTTGATGGCGATCGCGCAGACGGATGCGCGCAAACTGCTGGTCGATGATCCGACGCTGAAAACCGGGCGAGGGCAGGCGGCGCGGATGCTTTTGTGGCTCACCGGCCAAGATGAAGCGATCCGTTTGATTTCAGTCGGTTAG